In one window of Leptospira sp. GIMC2001 DNA:
- the fliP gene encoding flagellar type III secretion system pore protein FliP (The bacterial flagellar biogenesis protein FliP forms a type III secretion system (T3SS)-type pore required for flagellar assembly.), whose protein sequence is MCMRHNSIMSHIKSMLGSGLLIALLFAFLPLEDLSAQSTKGSRIPIPNISFNVDEAKTPRETSLSLMVLFLVTILSLAPALIMSVTSFTKIVIVLDFVRRALSLQNLPPNQVMMGLALFMTFFIMAPTLGEINKVGLEPYLDGKIDTNTFFERGMVPLRNFMIRQIGTTGTKDVALFLKLGKVQNVRSYEDVPSYVLVPAFMLSEIKKAFIIGIYIFIPFIVIDLVVAASLLSMGLMMLPPVMVSLPFKIILFILIDGWNLLVYELVRSYK, encoded by the coding sequence TAAATCAATGTTAGGCTCAGGTTTGCTCATTGCATTGCTATTTGCATTTTTGCCTCTTGAAGACCTATCTGCCCAATCAACCAAAGGCTCTCGAATCCCAATTCCGAATATTAGCTTTAATGTAGATGAAGCGAAAACTCCAAGAGAGACATCTCTCTCACTAATGGTTCTTTTTCTTGTAACCATTTTATCTTTAGCGCCGGCGCTCATCATGTCCGTTACATCATTTACGAAAATTGTAATCGTTTTGGATTTCGTGAGGAGGGCGCTGTCTTTACAGAATTTGCCACCTAATCAAGTTATGATGGGACTCGCTCTATTTATGACCTTCTTTATTATGGCACCGACACTTGGCGAGATCAATAAGGTTGGCCTTGAACCATACTTGGATGGTAAAATTGATACCAACACATTCTTCGAAAGAGGAATGGTGCCACTCCGAAATTTTATGATCAGACAAATCGGAACTACTGGCACAAAAGATGTAGCGCTCTTTCTTAAACTCGGAAAAGTACAGAACGTTCGATCTTACGAAGATGTTCCTTCTTATGTGCTTGTTCCGGCCTTCATGTTAAGTGAGATCAAAAAAGCCTTTATCATAGGAATTTATATTTTTATACCTTTTATCGTTATAGATTTAGTAGTCGCAGCATCTCTCCTCTCCATGGGTCTTATGATGCTTCCTCCTGTTATGGTGAGTCTACCGTTTAAGATTATACTTTTTATTCTTATCGATGGATGGAACCTGCTTGTCTACGAGCTTGTGCGGAGTTATAAATGA
- a CDS encoding EscU/YscU/HrcU family type III secretion system export apparatus switch protein, which translates to MNSVDHNSLEPIKISWIHISDPEWDAVNSNYVFDLQLFAAEDEGRTEPPSERKRRDEREKGNVPKSQELSSAIVLIAASIAMYVMGEYIFKKSAGIMRKYLEFARNPGEFTTESFGELLKNATWDIFTILSPILAVTFIFGIIGNVAQVGLLFAPRAIEFRFERLKPNFKRVLPTRQTLFNLSKSLMKVALIGWVSYMIITHDFLKLLLTGDMGLTQALAMVGYSGFKIFIIIGIILFIISIADFMYQKYEFEESLKQTPSEAKREIKEQVGDGALIARRRQLMRDMLSSNMLQSVPKADVVITNPIHFAVALSFNSGVDAAPRVVAKGEDQMALTIKEVAKKNGIPMVEDRLLAQQLYKMVDLNEEIPSNLYLAVSLVFKNLSKYQEFATRR; encoded by the coding sequence TTGAATTCAGTAGATCATAATTCCCTAGAACCAATAAAAATATCTTGGATTCATATCTCCGATCCAGAATGGGATGCTGTGAATAGCAATTATGTTTTTGATCTTCAGTTGTTTGCAGCGGAAGATGAAGGAAGAACCGAACCTCCCAGTGAGAGAAAGAGACGAGACGAAAGGGAAAAAGGAAACGTCCCCAAATCTCAAGAATTGAGTTCTGCTATTGTATTAATTGCTGCGTCCATTGCCATGTATGTGATGGGTGAGTATATTTTCAAAAAATCTGCAGGAATTATGCGTAAATATCTAGAGTTTGCTAGAAATCCTGGAGAATTTACTACGGAAAGTTTTGGAGAACTTTTAAAAAATGCAACTTGGGATATTTTTACGATTCTATCTCCAATACTTGCTGTAACTTTTATTTTTGGAATAATCGGCAATGTTGCTCAAGTTGGATTGCTATTTGCGCCACGTGCAATTGAATTCCGATTTGAAAGATTGAAGCCTAATTTCAAAAGAGTTTTGCCAACAAGACAGACATTGTTTAACTTAAGTAAGTCGCTAATGAAGGTTGCCTTGATTGGTTGGGTGAGCTATATGATTATAACCCACGATTTTCTCAAGCTTTTGCTTACGGGAGATATGGGACTTACTCAAGCATTAGCTATGGTCGGATATTCAGGTTTTAAAATTTTTATTATCATTGGGATAATTTTGTTCATAATTTCTATCGCAGATTTCATGTATCAGAAGTATGAATTCGAAGAAAGTTTAAAGCAGACACCATCTGAAGCGAAGCGAGAAATAAAAGAACAGGTCGGTGATGGTGCCTTGATTGCAAGAAGGCGTCAATTGATGCGAGACATGTTAAGTTCCAATATGTTACAATCTGTCCCTAAGGCAGATGTTGTGATAACAAATCCGATCCACTTTGCAGTTGCTTTATCATTTAATTCTGGAGTTGATGCGGCTCCGCGTGTCGTAGCCAAAGGCGAAGATCAGATGGCGCTTACAATCAAAGAAGTCGCTAAGAAAAATGGAATTCCAATGGTAGAAGATCGTCTGCTTGCTCAGCAATTGTACAAAATGGTTGATTTGAATGAGGAGATACCAAGTAATCTTTATTTGGCGGTATCGTTAGTATTCAAAAATCTTTCAAAATACCAAGAGTTTGCCACTAGGAGATAA
- the fliR gene encoding flagellar biosynthetic protein FliR, whose product MEGFVYNFQTFMLMFARLLGLFMVTPVFSSESVPVSLRMIFSFLVTLIMFPVSFQYMPSVPGNMVVYGLLVLSEIFIGLMIGFIIAIFFAAFQMAGDFFNVQLGFAYTEVLDPMSQVSLPVVSTLKNLIAILVFLTIGAHRMVISSLAYSFEKVRIIEFTEEVNLGIYRALEQCLGAMFLVAFKIALPVLGILLLVTIAEALMGKAAPQLNILQLSFPIKVVIGLIVLIAVMGFIVSQMESAFQVAFDKIDLLFRGWPN is encoded by the coding sequence ATGGAAGGATTTGTTTACAATTTCCAAACGTTTATGCTTATGTTTGCAAGACTATTGGGTTTGTTTATGGTCACTCCTGTATTTTCTTCAGAATCGGTTCCTGTTAGCTTAAGAATGATATTTTCATTTCTTGTAACTTTGATTATGTTTCCGGTCTCATTTCAATATATGCCATCTGTGCCCGGAAACATGGTAGTTTACGGACTACTTGTACTTTCGGAAATTTTCATTGGACTAATGATTGGTTTTATTATTGCGATATTCTTCGCTGCTTTCCAGATGGCGGGAGATTTCTTTAATGTTCAGCTGGGTTTTGCTTATACGGAAGTGTTAGACCCGATGAGTCAAGTCTCACTGCCTGTTGTCTCAACTCTCAAGAACTTGATTGCTATACTTGTCTTTCTAACTATTGGTGCTCATCGCATGGTTATTTCTAGCCTTGCTTACTCCTTTGAAAAAGTGAGAATTATTGAATTTACCGAAGAAGTCAATTTGGGGATTTATCGTGCCTTAGAACAGTGCTTAGGTGCGATGTTTCTTGTGGCATTCAAGATCGCGCTTCCTGTATTGGGAATTTTATTATTGGTTACGATCGCTGAAGCTCTAATGGGTAAGGCAGCACCTCAGCTCAATATATTGCAATTGAGCTTTCCTATTAAAGTAGTGATCGGACTTATTGTTTTGATCGCAGTTATGGGTTTTATTGTTAGTCAGATGGAGTCCGCTTTCCAAGTCGCATTTGATAAGATTGATTTATTGTTTCGAGGATGGCCTAATTGA
- a CDS encoding MinD/ParA family protein, whose translation MDQAANLRKLTEGNTNLKLVPNQARAMTKIIAIASGKGGVGKTTLSVNLAIAIAKAGHRVLIFDGDLGLANINVLLGIIPKYNLYHVVKGHKSLKDIIIQTQEGVDIIAGASGYSQLANLNDVQRNNLIKGFADLDNYDYMIIDTGAGISSNVIGLVMPADEVIVVTTPEPTSITDSYGLIKSIVSQTKDKNLKIIVNRARSAIEGKKVADRVIDISGQFLEVQVENLGFIFQDEDVEKSIREQKPYIVNSPRSKASACLTRITHNLLQLEGSDGEPEGLAGFIKKFFNFIDFRENELEERMNSDDSEPHNS comes from the coding sequence ATGGATCAAGCCGCGAATCTGAGGAAACTGACGGAAGGTAACACAAATCTGAAATTGGTTCCCAACCAGGCTAGAGCTATGACGAAAATAATTGCAATTGCATCCGGTAAAGGGGGGGTTGGAAAAACTACCCTATCTGTGAACTTAGCTATTGCTATAGCTAAGGCTGGACATCGCGTATTAATTTTTGACGGCGATCTAGGTCTTGCGAATATAAATGTCCTTCTTGGAATCATCCCAAAATACAATTTATATCATGTTGTAAAAGGGCACAAAAGCCTAAAAGACATTATTATTCAAACCCAAGAAGGTGTGGATATCATTGCTGGAGCAAGTGGGTATTCTCAACTTGCCAATTTGAATGATGTCCAGAGAAATAATCTTATAAAAGGCTTTGCCGACTTAGATAACTACGATTATATGATCATTGATACGGGAGCTGGAATCTCATCCAATGTGATTGGACTAGTTATGCCCGCCGACGAAGTAATTGTAGTCACCACTCCCGAGCCAACCTCTATTACAGACTCTTATGGATTGATCAAATCAATCGTTTCCCAAACTAAAGATAAGAATCTCAAAATCATTGTGAACCGAGCTAGATCTGCGATTGAAGGTAAAAAAGTTGCAGATAGAGTGATCGATATCAGTGGACAGTTCTTGGAAGTTCAGGTCGAGAATTTAGGCTTTATCTTTCAAGACGAAGATGTTGAGAAAAGCATCCGTGAGCAAAAACCCTATATTGTGAATAGCCCAAGATCTAAGGCGTCTGCCTGCTTAACTCGAATCACTCATAATCTTTTACAATTGGAAGGAAGTGATGGAGAGCCAGAAGGTTTGGCCGGTTTTATTAAGAAATTTTTTAACTTTATCGACTTCCGGGAAAATGAACTCGAAGAGCGGATGAATTCTGACGACTCGGAGCCTCATAACAGTTGA
- a CDS encoding flagellar biosynthesis protein FlhA, with protein MEKKAWYLNSDFIIGFGALAILAMLIVPLPGFVLDLLLVVSIGVGIIILLTSLSVSEAMDFSIFPTLLLITTLYRLALNVSTTRQILSKGPAVNSQVIEAFGTFVVGGETGLGKYVVGFIIFIIIVIVQIVVITKGATRISEVAARFTLDGLPQKQMAIDMEQNSGAITEQQAAKKRERLQQEVNFYGAMDGASKFVQGDVRAGLVITVINIIGGILIGVSIRGESFVQAIETYGKFTIGDGLVSQIPALLITTATGLIVTRSSSVLSFTEEFRNQLFSNSRILYIVGAALALSALIPGLPFFSLLVLASLFAYLGYYMDKAAKLQVELIEKGEEAKVQDKKPEDYLDEIRTEAIVVSLGLNLLALADVKERGSLLTQIGNTRKKFASDFGLVIPPVRIMDNMEIGHDSYTIKINGIVVGESIIKSDKLMALDNQKQVHEPVEGEKFMEPTYGMEALWIEPSLKSEAETKGYTVVDPSTVIITHLKELIHTHAASLLGREETQALLEHVRKSKPTLIQELGYEKEGRLGIIQQVLQNILLEGLAIRGIAIILESIANNLSKSTDPNYLSEVARQAIARQIVNEYVGADGKLSVIVVEPKLAERLSKNLVDDPLEGKVIAVPTDIRRKLIEAIQEEYKKSVSAGRFTIFTTNRYLRMPLFAFVSRELPPRNFAVLALEEIQDVSNVVVVGQLNLSQAEKQQQEEGAGVGT; from the coding sequence ATGGAAAAGAAAGCTTGGTATCTTAATTCGGATTTTATAATAGGTTTTGGAGCTTTGGCAATCTTAGCTATGTTGATTGTACCGCTCCCAGGTTTTGTCTTAGATCTATTATTGGTTGTGAGTATTGGAGTTGGAATTATCATTTTGCTAACATCATTGAGTGTAAGCGAAGCAATGGATTTTTCGATATTTCCAACACTTTTATTAATTACAACTTTGTATAGATTAGCTCTTAACGTTTCGACAACAAGACAGATCTTAAGTAAGGGACCTGCAGTAAATTCGCAAGTAATCGAAGCTTTTGGAACATTCGTCGTTGGTGGTGAGACCGGACTTGGCAAGTATGTCGTTGGATTCATTATATTTATTATCATAGTGATCGTTCAAATTGTTGTTATCACAAAAGGTGCAACGCGTATATCGGAAGTTGCTGCAAGGTTTACATTGGATGGTCTACCTCAGAAACAAATGGCTATTGATATGGAGCAAAATAGTGGTGCGATTACTGAGCAACAAGCAGCCAAGAAAAGGGAACGACTTCAGCAAGAAGTAAATTTCTACGGGGCCATGGATGGAGCGAGTAAGTTCGTTCAGGGTGATGTGCGAGCAGGACTCGTCATCACAGTCATTAACATTATAGGTGGAATTTTGATTGGTGTTTCTATTCGTGGTGAATCATTTGTTCAAGCAATCGAGACTTATGGAAAGTTTACAATTGGTGATGGTTTAGTTTCGCAAATTCCTGCACTTCTTATCACAACTGCAACAGGTTTGATTGTAACAAGATCAAGTTCTGTTCTATCATTTACTGAAGAATTTCGAAATCAATTATTTTCCAATTCAAGAATTCTCTATATAGTTGGCGCAGCTCTGGCGCTATCAGCATTGATTCCAGGTCTACCATTCTTCTCTTTGTTGGTTTTGGCTTCACTATTTGCTTACCTCGGCTACTACATGGACAAGGCTGCCAAGTTACAAGTTGAACTCATCGAGAAGGGTGAAGAAGCAAAAGTCCAAGACAAAAAACCCGAAGACTATCTTGATGAGATCCGAACGGAAGCAATCGTTGTATCCTTGGGTCTCAACTTGCTTGCATTAGCAGACGTTAAAGAGCGAGGCTCGTTGCTCACTCAGATTGGAAACACTCGCAAAAAATTTGCTTCCGACTTCGGGCTTGTGATTCCACCAGTTAGAATTATGGACAATATGGAGATTGGTCACGATAGCTATACAATCAAGATCAATGGGATTGTTGTAGGCGAGAGCATTATAAAGTCCGACAAATTGATGGCTTTGGATAACCAGAAACAAGTGCATGAACCTGTCGAAGGGGAAAAGTTTATGGAGCCGACGTATGGAATGGAAGCTCTATGGATTGAACCAAGTCTAAAATCGGAAGCGGAAACCAAAGGTTATACAGTAGTTGACCCATCAACTGTTATCATCACTCATTTAAAAGAATTGATCCATACACATGCAGCATCCTTGCTTGGACGTGAAGAAACACAAGCCTTACTAGAGCATGTTCGTAAGAGCAAGCCTACTCTTATCCAAGAGTTGGGATATGAGAAAGAAGGTCGCCTTGGAATCATTCAACAAGTATTGCAGAATATTCTTCTTGAAGGTCTGGCGATTAGAGGGATTGCGATTATCTTAGAGTCCATAGCCAATAATTTATCGAAATCTACGGATCCCAATTATCTGTCGGAGGTTGCTAGACAGGCAATCGCAAGACAAATTGTAAATGAATATGTTGGTGCCGATGGAAAATTGTCTGTAATTGTAGTGGAACCTAAGTTAGCTGAGAGACTTTCTAAGAACTTGGTCGATGATCCGCTAGAAGGCAAGGTGATTGCAGTTCCAACAGATATACGGCGGAAGCTGATCGAAGCGATTCAAGAAGAATACAAAAAGTCAGTGTCGGCTGGGCGATTTACAATTTTTACAACGAATCGCTATTTAAGAATGCCATTATTTGCTTTTGTTTCGCGGGAACTTCCTCCGCGTAACTTCGCTGTGTTAGCTTTGGAAGAAATTCAAGATGTAAGTAATGTTGTGGTGGTTGGTCAATTGAACCTATCCCAAGCAGAAAAACAACAACAAGAGGAGGGTGCTGGAGTTGGCACTTAA
- the fliQ gene encoding flagellar biosynthesis protein FliQ — MTEIDVVTLIRNALIVTVKISSPILITALVVGLFVGILQTTTSIQEPTIAFVPKLFAIFLVIVVFASWMVQVMTDYTRDIFFMIEKF; from the coding sequence ATGACAGAAATAGATGTTGTAACACTAATTAGAAACGCTTTGATTGTTACAGTCAAAATTTCTTCACCCATCTTGATCACTGCTCTTGTAGTTGGTTTGTTTGTAGGAATTCTACAAACAACCACTTCTATCCAAGAGCCTACCATAGCCTTTGTTCCGAAGCTATTCGCGATTTTTCTGGTCATTGTTGTATTTGCATCATGGATGGTGCAAGTGATGACGGACTATACTCGAGATATATTTTTTATGATAGAGAAGTTTTAG
- the flhF gene encoding flagellar biosynthesis protein FlhF → MDYKKIRGKDFQDCLMQMKMKYGPDAHVYEHRMITEGGLFGTGLLANKMYEIDIAIPEKASSKERVEKKLNDLRELLEKKKVRPSSQVTARRSLDELPQFSKPKSNLRETESKQIARSATLQRREAAQLDLLNEYSSDEDFSNKDESSHNWNHDSSKIPVIETEELTHESGISFQKEIISKDHKSISPALEKLKNKFIQEGFSAGYLEEILPEIEMHLSPIERSRVSSVWEKAVEILENRIKVDSDLFSGTKRGKRKVVFIVGPTGSGKTTTVAKLAAKYFLHMGKTVSLYTTDNYRIAAVEQLKRYADTMDLPFFAAKDVRKFREALLRDGSELVLVDTAGYSHKDRETLYKMKEYYAALGDKDQLESILVLPATVSTHNAREVLKSYEELGFNRIILSKIDEADYLGSYIELADTHHKEYAYFSVGQDVPFDILGAERKLLAECVVYPEKLKGMSGEVYTARS, encoded by the coding sequence ATGGATTATAAAAAGATACGTGGTAAAGATTTTCAAGACTGTCTTATGCAAATGAAAATGAAGTATGGGCCAGATGCTCATGTATATGAACATAGAATGATCACTGAAGGTGGACTTTTCGGAACAGGACTTCTTGCGAACAAAATGTACGAAATTGATATAGCCATTCCAGAGAAAGCATCATCTAAAGAAAGAGTTGAAAAGAAATTGAATGACCTTCGAGAATTGTTAGAAAAGAAAAAGGTTCGTCCATCAAGTCAAGTGACTGCTAGGCGAAGCCTAGATGAGCTCCCACAATTTTCTAAACCCAAATCAAATCTGCGAGAGACGGAAAGTAAGCAAATAGCTCGCTCTGCAACTCTGCAACGTAGGGAAGCGGCTCAATTGGATCTATTGAATGAATATTCATCTGATGAGGATTTTTCAAATAAGGATGAATCCAGTCATAATTGGAATCATGACTCATCTAAGATTCCAGTGATTGAAACTGAAGAATTGACCCATGAATCAGGAATTTCTTTTCAGAAAGAAATTATTTCCAAAGATCATAAATCCATTTCTCCTGCTCTTGAAAAGTTAAAGAATAAATTTATTCAAGAAGGATTTTCTGCGGGATACCTTGAAGAAATTTTGCCTGAAATTGAGATGCATCTATCTCCTATTGAAAGAAGTAGAGTCTCTTCTGTGTGGGAAAAGGCAGTTGAGATCCTAGAAAATCGAATCAAAGTAGATTCGGATCTATTTAGCGGAACTAAACGCGGTAAGAGAAAAGTGGTTTTTATTGTAGGACCAACTGGCAGTGGTAAGACAACAACCGTCGCAAAACTCGCTGCAAAATATTTCCTACATATGGGTAAAACAGTTTCTTTGTATACAACTGACAACTACCGAATTGCTGCAGTTGAGCAATTGAAGAGATATGCTGACACGATGGATTTACCTTTCTTTGCTGCAAAAGATGTTCGCAAATTCCGAGAAGCTTTGCTTCGAGACGGATCGGAACTTGTTTTGGTAGATACAGCAGGCTACAGTCATAAGGATCGAGAAACTCTTTATAAAATGAAGGAATATTATGCCGCATTAGGAGACAAAGATCAGTTAGAGAGCATTTTAGTTTTGCCTGCAACAGTCTCAACTCACAACGCACGAGAAGTTTTGAAATCTTATGAAGAATTAGGATTCAATCGTATAATTTTATCTAAAATAGATGAAGCAGATTATTTAGGTTCTTATATAGAACTTGCCGATACTCATCATAAGGAATACGCATATTTCAGTGTAGGTCAGGATGTTCCCTTTGATATATTGGGTGCAGAGCGAAAACTACTTGCGGAATGTGTGGTATACCCAGAAAAATTGAAAGGGATGTCAGGGGAAGTGTACACCGCCAGAAGCTGA